One region of uncultured Methanolobus sp. genomic DNA includes:
- a CDS encoding (d)CMP kinase — protein sequence MLLTISGLPGSGTTTVSRLISEKYNLEMISAGEVFRSLANEYDMTLAEFGELAESDDSIDLKIDERQKEIANTRDNIVLEGRLAGHMAEKAFKFWIKASVDVRVQRIVSREGSSFEDKLAETIEREASEAIRYKTIYGIDINDLSAYDLVIDSEKWDQFQITKIISCAIDNSSDF from the coding sequence GTGCTACTTACTATAAGCGGTCTTCCGGGAAGCGGTACTACTACCGTATCCCGTTTAATTTCTGAAAAGTATAATCTCGAAATGATATCTGCCGGAGAGGTTTTCCGTTCTCTGGCAAATGAGTACGATATGACCTTGGCAGAATTCGGTGAACTGGCTGAATCAGATGATAGTATAGATCTCAAAATAGATGAACGCCAGAAGGAGATTGCAAATACCCGTGACAATATTGTTCTTGAAGGCAGGCTTGCAGGTCATATGGCTGAAAAGGCATTTAAATTCTGGATAAAAGCTTCAGTGGATGTCAGGGTTCAGAGAATTGTCAGCCGGGAAGGGAGCTCTTTTGAGGATAAACTTGCTGAGACAATAGAGCGTGAAGCTTCCGAGGCAATCAGGTATAAAACAATTTACGGCATTGATATCAATGACCTTTCTGCTTATGATCTTGTAATTGATTCTGAAAAATGGGATCAGTTCCAGATAACAAAGATTATCTCATGTGCCATTGATAATAGTTCTGACTTCTAA
- a CDS encoding DUF106 domain-containing protein: MVTEQFKKKLDQFLLAFGISLMIGIMILGQDFRDSLGRSMSLIMDPVVTILGAGNFHIVLFIMASITALYASLIQKYTIDWDLMRNTQEKMKGFQKEYREAQLSNNTALMKKMDEERKEMMEDQMEMSKQQFKPMAYISVISLPLFMWAYYYIKSHEAASLVFPFWGEQILTDPLIGPFQHWIFWYFIASLAVSQLIRKALDVGGV, from the coding sequence TTGGTTACAGAACAATTCAAGAAGAAGCTGGATCAGTTCCTGCTGGCTTTTGGTATTTCCCTTATGATCGGTATCATGATACTTGGTCAGGACTTCAGGGACTCTCTCGGTAGGTCCATGAGTCTGATCATGGATCCGGTAGTGACTATTCTTGGGGCAGGTAATTTTCATATTGTCCTTTTCATAATGGCCTCTATTACTGCTCTTTATGCATCGCTCATCCAGAAATACACTATCGATTGGGATCTGATGCGTAATACTCAGGAAAAGATGAAAGGATTTCAGAAGGAGTACAGAGAAGCCCAACTCTCCAATAATACTGCTCTTATGAAGAAGATGGATGAAGAGCGCAAGGAGATGATGGAGGACCAGATGGAGATGTCAAAACAACAGTTCAAGCCAATGGCATACATCAGTGTGATATCTCTTCCATTGTTCATGTGGGCTTATTATTATATCAAAAGTCACGAAGCTGCTTCTCTTGTTTTCCCGTTCTGGGGGGAGCAGATACTGACCGATCCTCTTATCGGTCCTTTCCAGCACTGGATATTCTGGTATTTCATAGCTTCACTTGCTGTAAGTCAGCTGATAAGAAAGGCTCTTGATGTCGGTGGAGTCTAA
- the secY gene encoding preprotein translocase subunit SecY: MSLKDSLEPIFNKLPAVASPEGHVHFKNKLMWTLGILVLYFALANVPLFGLSADSIDLFESYRAFFAGASGSLMLLGIGPIVTASIVLQLLVGADVIKLDMSNPSDQAFFQGAQKFMVFVMIVLEALPQIAGGYIQPDQALASTLGVNTGVITFIIFIQICIGGVLVLFMDEVVSKWGIGSGVGLFIVAGVSQQIVTGLFNWTTDTSGLPTGFFPKWIYLVQSGELSGLISSASGILTILVTGGILALVSTVVIFLLVVYVESTRIEIPLAHSAVRGARGKFPVKLIYASVLPMILVRALQANIQMVGLLLSSRGITFLGEFSGSSPINGIMYYLAPIHSPYDWIPSLVRESFTSYGAPVPAVWQIGLHVLTDAVFLIVGGIIFALFWIETTGMGAKPTAKKIFNSGMQIPGFRRNIGSIEKVMIRYIPKVTVIGGAFIGFLTLVASMLGTLGGAGGTGLLLTVSIVYRLYEDIASEQMMEMHPMVRSFFGQE; this comes from the coding sequence ATGAGTCTTAAGGATAGTTTGGAACCAATTTTTAATAAATTGCCTGCAGTTGCAAGTCCGGAGGGGCATGTCCATTTTAAAAACAAATTAATGTGGACGCTTGGAATTCTTGTGCTCTATTTTGCACTTGCAAATGTACCGCTGTTTGGATTGTCAGCGGATTCGATAGATCTTTTCGAATCCTATAGAGCGTTTTTTGCCGGGGCTTCGGGTTCTCTGATGCTTCTGGGTATAGGTCCTATTGTTACCGCATCCATTGTCCTTCAACTTTTGGTTGGTGCAGATGTCATTAAACTTGACATGTCCAATCCATCAGACCAGGCATTCTTCCAGGGTGCCCAGAAATTTATGGTCTTTGTAATGATAGTACTCGAGGCTCTGCCACAGATTGCTGGTGGGTATATACAGCCAGATCAAGCACTCGCATCTACCTTGGGTGTTAATACCGGAGTTATCACATTTATCATCTTTATACAGATCTGCATAGGCGGTGTACTGGTCCTCTTCATGGATGAGGTCGTTTCCAAGTGGGGTATTGGTTCCGGTGTAGGACTTTTCATTGTTGCCGGTGTTTCCCAGCAGATTGTTACAGGTCTCTTTAACTGGACAACAGATACATCAGGTCTCCCTACAGGTTTCTTCCCTAAATGGATATACCTGGTGCAAAGCGGGGAATTGTCTGGTCTTATCTCCAGTGCGAGTGGTATTCTGACCATTCTGGTAACCGGTGGTATCCTTGCTCTTGTGAGTACTGTGGTAATCTTCCTGCTTGTTGTATACGTTGAAAGTACGCGTATCGAAATACCTCTGGCACACAGTGCAGTAAGGGGTGCAAGAGGCAAGTTCCCTGTAAAGCTTATTTATGCTTCAGTCCTGCCAATGATTCTTGTAAGGGCATTACAGGCAAATATACAGATGGTAGGTCTCCTGCTCAGCAGCAGGGGAATCACATTCCTTGGTGAGTTTAGCGGATCATCGCCTATTAATGGTATTATGTATTATCTGGCTCCTATCCACAGTCCTTATGACTGGATACCCTCTCTTGTAAGGGAATCATTCACCAGTTATGGCGCTCCTGTTCCTGCTGTCTGGCAGATAGGCCTCCATGTGCTAACTGATGCTGTGTTCCTTATTGTAGGTGGTATTATCTTTGCTCTGTTCTGGATCGAAACAACAGGAATGGGTGCAAAACCAACAGCCAAGAAGATATTCAATTCCGGAATGCAGATTCCAGGTTTCAGAAGGAACATAGGAAGTATTGAGAAAGTTATGATCAGATATATACCAAAGGTGACTGTAATAGGTGGTGCTTTCATCGGTTTCCTGACGCTTGTTGCAAGTATGCTAGGTACACTTGGAGGCGCAGGTGGTACTGGTCTTCTGCTTACGGTAAGTATTGTATATCGTTTGTATGAGGATATAGCATCTGAGCAGATGATGGAAATGCATCCGATGGTAAGATCCTTCTTCGGACAGGAATAA
- the istA gene encoding IS21 family transposase, producing MIQDLNSQGFNVSEISRQTGYDRKTVKKYLDLKTVPQAQKREGRGSKLDPYKPYILEKLNSGPYTASRLFREIKKMGFDGGYTIVKDYVREIRPKQAVPAVLRYETKPGVQSQVDWAEMASIEVGEKTSRIYCFNMILGYSRMRYIEFTLSMDTATLIQCHINAFQYFGGCTQEILYDNMKQVVIKRALKASNSQWNSQFEDFFKHYGFIPRLCRPYRPQTKGKIENTVGYVKRDLFLGINFVSMNDLNEQALKWLERVNSTVHGTTHEIPLDRFKIEELLPLNQHPYRMVRKEKRMVSRDCYVSYRGNKYSVPYRFAGRLSEVHIGEGKLQIYVDNEQLCEHEIIPGNSRVVRNKEHFAGLLSEILKQNSQCRKPPQTPVRMSDVEVEKRPLDVYDAFCEGGSA from the coding sequence GTGATACAAGACTTAAATTCGCAAGGCTTTAACGTAAGTGAGATATCCAGACAAACCGGTTATGACAGAAAAACAGTAAAGAAATACCTTGATCTGAAAACTGTGCCTCAGGCACAGAAACGTGAGGGAAGAGGCAGCAAACTTGATCCTTACAAACCTTACATTCTTGAGAAGCTCAATAGCGGACCTTATACTGCATCCCGATTATTTCGTGAAATAAAAAAAATGGGTTTTGATGGCGGTTATACAATTGTTAAGGATTATGTGAGAGAAATAAGGCCTAAACAGGCAGTACCTGCGGTACTGCGTTATGAGACAAAGCCAGGTGTTCAGTCTCAGGTAGATTGGGCAGAAATGGCATCAATAGAAGTTGGAGAAAAGACATCAAGAATCTACTGTTTCAACATGATACTGGGATATTCCAGGATGAGGTATATCGAATTCACCCTGAGCATGGATACTGCCACCCTCATTCAATGTCATATCAATGCTTTCCAATACTTCGGAGGATGTACACAGGAGATCCTCTATGACAACATGAAACAGGTTGTCATCAAAAGAGCTTTAAAGGCATCGAATTCACAATGGAACTCACAGTTTGAGGATTTCTTCAAGCACTATGGATTCATCCCACGATTATGCAGACCTTACAGACCTCAGACAAAAGGAAAGATTGAAAATACTGTTGGGTATGTAAAACGGGATCTGTTCCTTGGAATAAATTTTGTATCAATGAACGATCTGAATGAACAGGCTCTCAAATGGCTGGAAAGGGTCAATTCTACCGTACATGGGACTACCCATGAGATTCCACTGGATCGGTTCAAAATCGAGGAATTACTGCCTCTTAACCAACATCCTTACAGGATGGTCAGAAAAGAGAAGAGAATGGTTTCAAGAGACTGTTACGTTTCATATAGGGGGAACAAATATTCTGTTCCATATAGATTTGCAGGAAGATTATCTGAGGTACATATAGGAGAAGGGAAGTTACAGATCTATGTTGATAATGAACAGCTATGCGAACATGAGATCATTCCTGGAAATAGCAGAGTGGTCAGGAATAAAGAACACTTTGCTGGATTATTAAGTGAGATACTAAAACAGAATTCACAATGCAGGAAACCTCCTCAAACACCTGTCAGGATGTCTGATGTAGAGGTTGAGAAGAGACCTCTTGATGTTTATGATGCATTCTGTGAAGGGGGTTCAGCATGA
- the istB gene encoding IS21-like element helper ATPase IstB — protein MNPLIYDRLHSNLLYLKLNTVEQTLDNYLELAAKDGRTTMEVLDHLFEQERIHREADAIERRTKLAVFPIRKTLDEFDLDFQLSIDRAVIDDLATLRFVHNEENVVLLGPPGVGKTHLAIALGMETVKAGFSVYFINAGNLIERLKKANREGILEKKLREFTRYKLLIIDEMGYLPFDEEGAHCFFQLISKRYERSSTIFTSNKSYGQWGEIFQDNVIASAVLDRILHHCTTINIKGESYRLKDRRKVGLQIGKL, from the coding sequence ATGAACCCTCTGATCTATGACAGATTACATAGTAACCTGTTGTATCTGAAATTGAATACTGTGGAGCAGACATTAGATAATTATCTGGAACTTGCTGCAAAGGATGGTAGAACAACAATGGAGGTTCTTGATCATCTTTTTGAGCAGGAAAGAATACACAGGGAAGCTGATGCAATTGAGAGAAGAACTAAGCTTGCTGTGTTCCCGATAAGAAAAACACTGGATGAATTCGATCTAGATTTCCAGTTATCAATTGATAGAGCTGTTATCGATGATCTGGCTACTCTGAGATTTGTTCACAATGAAGAGAATGTTGTACTGCTTGGTCCTCCGGGAGTGGGAAAAACACATCTTGCAATTGCCCTTGGAATGGAAACTGTAAAAGCAGGTTTTTCTGTTTATTTCATCAATGCAGGAAACCTTATTGAGAGGTTGAAAAAGGCAAATAGGGAAGGAATTCTTGAGAAGAAGCTCAGGGAATTCACCCGATACAAGTTACTCATTATCGATGAAATGGGCTATCTCCCTTTTGATGAAGAGGGTGCTCATTGCTTCTTTCAATTGATATCCAAACGCTATGAAAGGAGTTCTACAATCTTTACTTCAAATAAATCATATGGTCAGTGGGGTGAGATATTCCAGGACAATGTGATTGCGTCTGCTGTTCTTGACAGGATATTACATCACTGTACTACGATCAATATCAAAGGTGAAAGTTACAGGCTAAAGGACAGGAGAAAAGTGGGATTGCAAATAGGGAAACTGTAA
- a CDS encoding IS630 family transposase (programmed frameshift), producing MQRKYIVTLTEEERNELDSIVSKGKHKSQTYQNALILLNCDEGKYQKEKHTNEIISSVLNVSMRKIDRVKKRFVEDGLDLTLHGKENERIYEKKIDGDLEAHIIALSCSDPPHGHSQWSLRLLADKVVELEYIDSISYESIRRVLKKNELKPWKKVGWVIPPKQNSSFVAQMEMVLDVYKRAYSALFPVVCMDESPKQLISETRNRIPASFGKPEKYDYEYRREGVCNIFIACEPLTGERIVEVTERKTKRDWAQFIEKVAAKYKSAERITLVMDNYDTHVPGSFYETFHPEKAKRLLDRFELIFTPKHGSWLNMAEIELNVLNKQCLNRRIGDKKVLIDEIKAWEAYRNERCSKINWQFTTSDARVKLKRLYPTIKA from the exons ATGCAAAGAAAATACATTGTCACGCTTACCGAAGAGGAAAGAAATGAATTAGATTCCATTGTTTCAAAAGGAAAACACAAATCTCAAACATATCAAAATGCCTTAATTTTGCTAAACTGTGATGAAGGGAAATATCAGAAAGAAAAGCATACTAATGAGATAATTTCTAGTGTCCTTAATGTTAGTATGAGGAAAATAGACCGTGTGAAAAAAAGGTTTGTTGAAGATGGCCTCGATCTTACATTACATGGCAAAGAAAATGAACGAATCTATGAAAAGAAAATTGATGGTGATCTGGAAGCACACATCATTGCATTGAGTTGTTCCGATCCACCACATGGTCATAGTCAATGGTCATTGCGATTATTAGCGGACAAAGTAGTCGAATTAGAATACATAGATAGCATTTCATACGAATCAATAAGGAGAGTTTTAAA AAAAAACGAACTTAAACCCTGGAAAAAAGTAGGTTGGGTAATCCCGCCCAAACAAAACAGTTCTTTTGTCGCGCAGATGGAAATGGTATTAGATGTCTACAAGCGTGCTTATTCTGCTTTGTTTCCTGTTGTTTGTATGGATGAATCACCTAAACAATTGATATCTGAAACAAGAAATAGGATCCCTGCTTCATTTGGCAAGCCAGAGAAATATGATTATGAATATCGACGAGAGGGTGTTTGCAACATATTCATAGCTTGCGAACCTTTAACAGGAGAAAGAATCGTAGAAGTAACAGAACGCAAAACTAAAAGAGATTGGGCACAGTTCATTGAAAAAGTTGCAGCAAAATACAAGTCAGCAGAACGGATTACATTGGTCATGGATAATTACGATACACATGTGCCAGGCTCATTTTATGAAACTTTTCATCCAGAGAAAGCAAAACGACTTCTTGATAGATTTGAATTGATCTTTACTCCAAAACATGGAAGCTGGTTAAATATGGCAGAAATTGAGCTGAATGTACTAAACAAGCAATGTTTAAACCGTAGAATTGGAGATAAAAAAGTTCTGATTGACGAAATAAAAGCTTGGGAAGCATATAGGAATGAGAGATGCAGCAAGATCAATTGGCAATTTACAACATCTGATGCAAGAGTTAAATTGAAACGCCTTTATCCGACAATTAAGGCGTGA
- the ltrA gene encoding group II intron reverse transcriptase/maturase, producing MKGGKLMNAGYSTTPSGERLADNSIPKWEKIDWKTVENNVNKLQTRIVKAVRQKKWHLVKRLQYLLTNSFHAKLLAVKKVTQNRGKRTAGIDGEKWITSNSKLKAALELSGKNYKAKPLRRIYIEKPGKKKKRPLSIPTMSDRAMQALYALALNPIAETTADRISYGFRKYRSSQDAQAQLFVCLSKRNSAQWILEGDIKGCFDTINHEWLLNNVLMDKSILKQFLKAGYVYNRHLNPTKAGTAQGGLISPTLANITLDGMENAIASKYHTNKRGTINKNRYNPHKVNFVRYADDFIITADSEEVAKDIADTIRLFLKERGLELSREKTLITHIDNGFDFLGWNFRKYSGKLLIKPSNKSIENITRSISNVIKNGKALSQRSLIKKLNPIITGWSEYHRSAVAKETFSKLDFRLWNMLWTWAKRRHPNKSHQWIVNRYWHRIGSRNWVFSAEGLKLKIFSDTKIIRHPCIKMDKNPYVDKEYFKWRTNYLRKQKQVSLE from the coding sequence ATGAAAGGAGGCAAACTTATGAATGCAGGATACTCAACGACACCATCAGGTGAGAGGCTTGCAGACAATTCAATCCCGAAATGGGAGAAAATCGACTGGAAAACAGTCGAAAATAACGTTAATAAGCTGCAAACCCGGATTGTAAAAGCAGTTAGACAAAAGAAGTGGCATTTAGTTAAACGGCTACAATACTTGCTTACCAATTCTTTCCATGCCAAATTACTGGCAGTAAAGAAGGTAACACAAAACAGAGGTAAAAGAACAGCTGGAATCGATGGAGAAAAATGGATAACGTCCAACTCCAAGCTGAAAGCTGCTCTGGAACTGTCAGGTAAGAACTACAAGGCCAAACCATTAAGAAGAATCTATATTGAGAAGCCAGGGAAGAAGAAAAAACGACCATTGAGCATCCCTACAATGTCCGACAGAGCGATGCAGGCATTATATGCCCTAGCTCTAAACCCAATAGCAGAAACTACAGCAGACAGAATATCCTATGGATTTCGGAAATATCGAAGTTCACAGGATGCACAAGCTCAATTATTTGTATGCCTGAGTAAAAGAAACTCTGCTCAATGGATTCTGGAAGGGGACATAAAAGGCTGCTTCGATACCATAAATCATGAGTGGCTCCTGAATAATGTCCTTATGGATAAGTCAATATTAAAGCAATTCCTTAAAGCTGGCTATGTGTACAACAGGCATCTGAATCCCACCAAAGCAGGTACTGCGCAAGGTGGACTAATATCTCCAACTTTGGCTAATATCACTCTGGATGGTATGGAAAATGCAATAGCATCCAAATACCATACAAACAAGAGGGGAACTATCAATAAAAACAGATATAACCCACATAAAGTCAATTTTGTGAGATATGCAGACGATTTCATCATCACTGCCGATTCAGAGGAAGTAGCTAAAGATATTGCTGATACTATCAGACTATTCTTAAAGGAAAGAGGACTGGAACTATCTCGTGAGAAAACCCTTATTACTCATATAGACAATGGGTTTGATTTCCTGGGATGGAATTTTCGGAAATACAGCGGTAAACTCCTAATCAAACCCTCGAATAAATCTATTGAGAATATCACAAGAAGTATAAGTAACGTGATTAAGAACGGCAAGGCTTTGTCGCAACGTTCTCTCATTAAGAAACTCAACCCTATTATCACTGGATGGAGCGAATACCATCGCTCAGCAGTTGCTAAAGAGACGTTCAGTAAGCTTGATTTCAGATTATGGAATATGCTATGGACGTGGGCTAAAAGGCGACATCCGAACAAATCTCACCAATGGATAGTAAATCGATATTGGCATAGGATAGGGTCAAGGAACTGGGTATTCTCTGCAGAGGGGCTTAAACTTAAAATCTTCTCGGATACGAAGATAATAAGACATCCGTGTATAAAAATGGATAAGAACCCCTACGTAGACAAAGAATATTTCAAATGGAGAACAAACTATCTGAGAAAGCAGAAACAAGTGTCGTTGGAGTAA
- a CDS encoding integrase, with product MFDQMNLSVEAVLKYFRAQGLGLKYGRNYFIDKCVKDGIQESLIKYMVGHSNGSVPMTNYLD from the coding sequence ATGTTTGATCAAATGAATCTAAGTGTTGAAGCAGTTCTCAAATACTTCAGAGCTCAGGGGCTTGGATTAAAATACGGCCGCAATTACTTCATTGACAAATGCGTTAAAGATGGCATTCAGGAATCATTAATAAAGTATATGGTCGGCCACTCCAACGGTTCAGTACCGATGACTAATTACCTGGATTAA
- a CDS encoding LamG-like jellyroll fold domain-containing protein: MGSASAVQSGFLYGFDFNDSDTPTIAEKLNTSNSDMAVVGGNWSESGSLYFNGTNGVYGQIPNSAVNQITGNLTISATFNPEGYNSPVIIRKSNSYSLQLYSNLARFSVWNSSNVEHYVTASSTFVDLYETHTITGEYNGTHLNLWIDGILDNSIEYSDGVKVSTNSLWSGALSSVTGKKTRMYDLYIYGKTVDDPSSFYTEATGEMPVEVDGYARLRTDFMRHRLREES; this comes from the coding sequence GTGGGTAGTGCATCCGCAGTTCAAAGTGGGTTTCTGTATGGCTTTGATTTCAATGATAGTGATACTCCCACTATAGCGGAAAAACTGAATACATCTAATTCAGATATGGCTGTTGTTGGTGGAAATTGGTCTGAATCTGGGAGTTTGTATTTCAATGGTACAAATGGAGTATATGGACAAATACCAAATTCTGCAGTAAATCAAATAACTGGAAACCTGACAATATCAGCCACATTCAATCCAGAAGGATACAATTCCCCTGTAATAATAAGAAAATCCAATTCGTATTCTTTACAATTGTATTCTAATCTTGCACGTTTTTCAGTATGGAATTCAAGCAATGTTGAACACTATGTGACTGCTTCAAGCACATTTGTAGATTTGTATGAAACTCATACAATCACAGGAGAGTACAATGGAACTCATCTTAACCTTTGGATTGATGGTATTCTTGATAATTCAATAGAATATTCTGATGGTGTAAAGGTTTCTACGAATTCACTGTGGTCTGGTGCTTTATCCTCTGTAACTGGTAAGAAAACAAGAATGTATGATTTGTATATCTATGGCAAAACAGTAGATGATCCAAGTTCATTTTATACAGAAGCAACTGGTGAAATGCCTGTAGAAGTAGATGGATATGCCAGATTAAGAACAGATTTCATGCGTCATCGGTTAAGAGAAGAATCGTGA
- a CDS encoding site-specific integrase, with the protein MSFYGYEKKIANAERRIREANYSQKNKDQIFSFIHVLYAEGLSDARILKYLSQLNTLSNWFDKDFDDVTKTDVYRIVADVERSDRKAWTKQGYKVTIKRFFRWLKDTKHDPELTEWINTNIKECDQIPCVFG; encoded by the coding sequence ATGAGTTTCTATGGTTATGAAAAGAAGATTGCAAATGCTGAGCGTAGAATCCGCGAAGCAAACTATTCTCAAAAGAACAAGGATCAGATATTCTCTTTTATTCATGTCCTCTATGCTGAGGGATTGTCAGATGCAAGGATCCTCAAGTATCTGAGCCAGCTGAACACATTGTCAAATTGGTTTGATAAGGACTTCGATGATGTGACAAAGACTGATGTTTATCGCATAGTTGCCGATGTGGAGAGATCCGACCGCAAGGCTTGGACAAAACAAGGGTACAAAGTGACGATCAAGCGTTTCTTCAGGTGGTTGAAAGATACCAAGCATGATCCAGAACTCACTGAGTGGATCAACACAAACATCAAAGAATGCGACCAGATTCCATGTGTCTTCGGTTAA
- a CDS encoding adenylate kinase, whose protein sequence is MNIALFGPPGAGKGTQAKELSKHYNIPHISTGDILRANVRDGTELGIKAKQYMDKGELVPDEVLIGLIRNRLSESDCDSGYLLDGYPRTIPQADALTGILKEINKPLDSVINIEVIDDELVKRLSGRRSCACGESYHVMFNPPGREGICNACGAELYQRDDDKEEVIRQRLVVYNDKTKPLIDYYSDAGLLVNVDGAGAVDTVFADICKIMDQFK, encoded by the coding sequence ATGAATATTGCATTATTTGGTCCACCGGGTGCTGGCAAAGGCACCCAGGCAAAGGAGTTATCAAAACATTATAACATTCCGCATATCTCCACAGGGGATATTTTAAGAGCAAATGTCCGTGATGGAACTGAGCTTGGTATTAAGGCAAAACAGTACATGGACAAGGGTGAACTGGTGCCTGATGAGGTTCTTATCGGCCTTATCAGGAACAGACTTAGTGAGTCTGATTGTGACTCTGGCTACCTGCTTGATGGTTATCCACGCACAATTCCTCAGGCAGATGCACTAACTGGCATTCTAAAAGAGATCAACAAACCTCTGGATTCGGTAATTAACATAGAGGTTATTGATGATGAGCTTGTAAAAAGGCTTAGTGGTCGCCGCAGTTGCGCATGTGGTGAGAGTTACCATGTGATGTTCAATCCTCCTGGGAGGGAAGGAATTTGTAATGCATGCGGTGCAGAACTCTACCAGAGAGATGATGACAAGGAAGAAGTAATTCGTCAGAGACTCGTAGTTTATAATGACAAGACAAAACCACTCATTGACTATTATAGTGATGCGGGACTTCTTGTGAATGTAGATGGTGCTGGCGCGGTTGATACTGTATTTGCAGACATCTGCAAGATAATGGATCAATTCAAATAA
- a CDS encoding RNA-guided pseudouridylation complex pseudouridine synthase subunit Cbf5, whose protein sequence is MKSGILPSEQKRELVHKAEATTSPLHGCAPENRPMRQYVEMGVVNLDKPAGPTSHEVTAWVKDILELNRAGHSGSLDPVVTGVLPIMLGRATKTVAALRLSGKEYICLMTLHEEVPEKKVRKVCKGFTGPIFQMPPIISAVKRAVRVRNIYYLEVLDVKDKSVLMRVGCEAGTYMRKLCHDIGVALGCGAHMQELRRTKTGPFREDTLVTLQDLKDAYVFWKEDGDERFLREVIRPMEEGLAHLPKIVIRDSAVDAVCRGAAIAVPGVLSLDSSINKNDDICLFTLKGEGVALCKAVMDSGEILENTHGIVATTERVIMDAGTYPQGWHSKPEKPQ, encoded by the coding sequence ATGAAATCAGGTATTTTACCTTCTGAACAAAAAAGGGAATTAGTTCACAAAGCAGAAGCAACGACAAGTCCTCTTCATGGATGTGCTCCTGAAAATCGTCCAATGAGGCAGTATGTTGAAATGGGAGTTGTCAATCTTGACAAGCCCGCAGGTCCGACAAGTCATGAGGTCACTGCATGGGTCAAGGATATTCTTGAGCTAAACAGGGCAGGACATTCAGGTTCACTTGATCCTGTAGTAACAGGTGTGCTTCCAATCATGCTTGGCAGGGCCACAAAGACAGTTGCAGCACTTCGTCTTTCAGGTAAGGAATATATTTGCCTGATGACTTTGCATGAGGAGGTTCCTGAGAAAAAGGTACGTAAGGTATGTAAGGGCTTTACTGGTCCGATTTTTCAGATGCCACCTATTATTTCTGCTGTAAAACGTGCAGTACGTGTCAGGAATATCTACTACCTGGAAGTTCTTGATGTGAAGGACAAATCTGTCCTTATGCGGGTTGGCTGTGAGGCAGGTACATACATGCGGAAACTCTGCCATGACATCGGTGTTGCCCTTGGCTGTGGTGCCCATATGCAGGAGCTTCGCAGGACAAAGACAGGTCCTTTCAGGGAGGATACTTTGGTGACACTGCAGGATCTTAAAGATGCCTATGTTTTCTGGAAAGAAGATGGAGATGAACGTTTCCTGCGTGAGGTAATCAGGCCCATGGAAGAAGGTCTTGCACATCTTCCTAAAATTGTAATTCGTGACAGTGCAGTGGACGCGGTGTGTCGTGGTGCGGCAATTGCAGTGCCCGGTGTGTTAAGTCTTGATTCCAGTATTAATAAGAATGATGATATCTGTCTGTTTACTTTAAAAGGAGAAGGTGTGGCACTCTGCAAAGCGGTCATGGATAGCGGGGAAATACTCGAAAATACCCATGGGATTGTAGCTACAACCGAAAGAGTAATAATGGATGCTGGCACTTATCCGCAAGGCTGGCACAGCAAGCCAGAAAAACCACAATAA